A section of the Humulus lupulus chromosome 2, drHumLupu1.1, whole genome shotgun sequence genome encodes:
- the LOC133813850 gene encoding pyruvate kinase isozyme G, chloroplastic-like, producing MAALNISTRMSLLESERTPDFLPSSKSLSDFLAFQSRPRKKRAQKSHAFTVRSMTIAKERYRGQLNSPNGLAGSPDKYSLYDDQSIEYYSMGQARATSNSRRKMKIVCTIGPSTSTDKDWEDIKFGVDNQVDFYAVSFVKDARVVHELKDYLKSCNADIHVIVKIENADSIPNLHSIIPASDGKWLLVGTLELNFRLRMLSKHFNLITKDHFSKIDCERLAVVVENIVLAELASSVIVVFDQHPSGSMDDEIWGVAYVKATCSDVFDPKVDGRDAVVEAEEPVEAVDEKAIQA from the exons ATGGCGGCTCTTAACATTTCGACAAGAATGTCTCTCCTCGAATCCGAGAGGACCCCTGATTTTCTACCATCCTCCAAGAGCCTTAGCGATTTCCTTGCATTTCAATCCAGACCCAGAAAGAAACGTGCCCAAAAGAGCCATGCATTCACTGTTAGATCCATGACGATAGCCAAGGAGAGATACCGAGGCCAGCTCAACTCGCCTAATGGCCTTGCGGGGAGCCCT gaCAAGTACTCTCTTTATGATGATCAGTCCATTGAATATTACTCTATGGGCCAGGCAAGGGCGACTTCGAACAGTCGAAGAAAAATGAAGATAGTTTGTACAATTGGTCCCTCCACAAGTACAGATAAAGACTGGGAAGATATCAAGTTTGGAGTGGACAACCAAGTCGATTTCTATGCTGTCTCTTTTGTAAAAGATGCTAGAGTGGTTCATGAGTTGAAAGATTATCTTAAAA GTTGCAATGCAGACATTCACGTGATTGTAAAAATTGAAAATGCAGACTCTATCCCAAATCTTCATTCAATTATTCCTGCATCTGATGG GAAATGGTTGCTCGTGGGGACCTTGGAGCTGAACTTCCGATTGAGGATGTTGTCGAAGCACTTCAATCTTATAACTAAAGACCATTTCAGCAAAA TAGACTGCGAAAGACTCGCAGTTGTTGTTGAGAATATCGTATTGGCCGAACTTGCCTCCTCTGTTATCGTTGTCTTCGACCAGCATCCGAGTGGCTCGATGGATGACGAGATCTGGGGGGTCGCATACGTCAAGGCTACATGTTCCGATGTTTTTGACCCAAAAGTGGACGGGCGAGACGCCGTAGTCGAAGCGGAAGAGCCTGTGGAAGCGGTTGATGAGAAAGCCATCCAAGCATGA